A genome region from Pyrenophora tritici-repentis strain M4 chromosome 9, whole genome shotgun sequence includes the following:
- a CDS encoding integral membrane metal-binding protein, which produces MVSFWPFKGSEDAASFERTLNALTGKINRAAARNDNQKQLSRRARVMWTLYAGFAYILAAVMLTLVTGWRNWGPIEGSIVAGGPVVIYGLRYALMSYFDYRIRNTELYLKKLNKERDATIERLKEATKYNSTQQLLEKYGASPKLKEEPQDDSPDRRKSQGLQRPASASGPRTGVPPPPTANIQRPTTQPIPTTPQRAPTNASAPQGLAPPGLAPPVQFPPDGSPAPEFAPNAFDADLTKQHSATEPVTFTESHWYDRILDALLGEDETQAKNRFALICSECRLVNGQAPPGARTLEDVGRWRCGGCSAWNGKEKCREDDITRLVKGWEAERKAKDEVRERSVDGGIDSDNRETEDDSGVVGADESSGVDVAPQSEEDTPPPSRNTRSKSKARAKK; this is translated from the exons ATGGTCTCGTTCTGGCCCTTCAAG GGCAGCGAAGATGCCGCGTCTTTTGAGAGGACGCTCAACGCCCTCACCGGCAAGATCAACAGAGCCGCTGCGCGAAATGACAACCAGAAGCAACTTTCAAGGCGCGCACGCGTCATGTGGACGCTCTATGCCGGCTTTGCCTACATTCTGGCCGCCGTGATGCTCACCCTGGTGACTGGCTGGCGAAACTGGGGCCCTATCGAAGGCAGCATTGTCGCTGGCGGACCTGTCGT TATCTACGGCCTACGCTACGCGCTCATGAGCTACTTCGACTACCGTATTCGTAACACCGAGCTGTACCTCAAGAAGCTGAACAAGGAACGCGACGCTACCATCGAGCGACTAAAGGAGGCGACCAAGTACAACTCGACCCAGCAGCTCCTTGAAAAGTACGGCGCGTCGCCAAAACTAAAGGAGGAGCCACAGGACGACTCGCCTGATCGCAGGAAGTCGCAAGGCCTTCAGAGGCCAGCGTCGGCCTCAGGTCCACGTACCGGCGTGCCTCCACCACCTACAGCCAACATCCAGCGACCCACGACACAGCCGATTCCAACTACCCCGCAACGGGCGCCTACGAATGCCTCAGCACCCCAGGGTTTGGCACCACCAGGCCTAGCACCGCCAGTACAGTTCCCCCCAGACGGAAGCCCAGCACCTGAATTCGCACCAAACGCCTTTGATGCGGACCTGACCAAGCAGCACTCTGCCACCGAACCCGTTACCTTTACAGAAAGCCACTGGTACGACCGCATCCTCGACGCTCTTCTCGGAGAAGACGAAACTCAGGCTAAGAACCGGTTCGCCTTGATCTGCTCCGAATGCAGACTCGTCAACGGCCAAGCACCCCCCGGTGCGCGTACACTTGAAGATGTCGGTCGATGGCGATGCGGGGGTTGTAGTGCATGGAACGGCAAGGAGAAGTGTCGCGAAGATGACATTACACGTCTAGTCAAAGGCTGGGAGGCTGAGCGCAAAGCGAAAGATGAGGTCAGGGAGCGCAGTGTTGACGGAGGCATCGACTCGGACAACCGCGAGACAGAGGATGATAGTGGGGTAGTAGGTGCAGATGAAAGCTCAGGCGTGGACGTCGCGCCGCAGAGTGAGGAAGACACTCCACCACCGAGTAGGAACACGAGAAGTAAGTCAAAGGCTAGGGCGAAGAAGTAG